The genomic region TCACGCTGACCTACCAGGGCAAGGAAAAGACCATCACGATTGCCGACGGCACGCCGATCGTGACCTTGGCGCCCGCGACCAAGGACGATCTGATGGCCGGCGCCGGTGTCATCGTCACCGGCGAGAAAGCGGCGGACGGCAGCATTTCGGCCAGCCAGGTTGCCGTCGGCCTCAACGGCATCACGCCGCCGATGTGACGTCGATTCAGAAGGAAATGGCCATAAAGTCAGCTTTGTGCAAAGAGGCTTTGCCAATTCTCTCGCCCATGCAACACACGGACAATCAGGATATCCTCCTCTCGGATCACATAAGCGATCATATGCGCATGATGAGGATGAAGCCGTATCGGCGGATTTAGCTCGCGTCGCTCGCGTGCCATTTGTGGATTATCAGCCAGCAATTCGAACGCGCGGAATAAATCGTCGACATAACGCTCTGATTGCGGCAAGCCAAACTGATTGGCGCCGAGAACATAGATGTCAACGATGTCATAATCCGCTTCAACGGTTGTCCGATATTTCATACACGCCGCGCTGCCAGTCGCTCGCGCGCCACCTGAAGAATATCGTCTTTAGAACGATCACTGAGACCGCTTTCCAACCCGTCCGTGATCAAACGCTGCAATTCCACCAATTTGTCCGACCGCTCTTGATCGCGCCGTATTAGGTCACGGACGTAATCGCTCGCATTGCTGTAGCGCCCAGTTTTGGTTTGCGAATCTACCCATTCCTTCATTGGATCGGGCAGGGACACATTCATCGTTGCCATAGAAAGTACCTCATTGAACCGTTTATGGCACATTTTGGCAAAGATTGCATCATCAGTGGCATACAAGCGAGATTTTTGCTGCAGTTCGCGAACATGGGAATGACGCTTTTCAGCTGCCTTTAAAGCGCCGGCGCGGGCATGGCGGCGGCGCCCGTACCGGCGCTGGCGCCTGGACGGGCGGCTTGCTGCTCTTGCTGTGGTTCCTCGGATTTTGACGGCAGCGCCTGCAGATGCAGCACGCGCGGCTTCAAGATCTCGAGATAGGCCTCGGAGCGGCCGATATAGATCATGCCGCTTTCGGGCAGAGAGGTGAGCAGCCCGGCCATGGTTTCCTGCCATTCCGGCTCCATGCCCTCAAGCACTTCGTCGAAAATGATCCAGCGCGGACGCACGAGAAGCAGGCGGGCGAAGCCGATTGCCTTCTGTTCGTCGCTGTCGAGCAGTTTGTCCCAGCGGGCGCGGGTATCGAGCCTTGAGATCAGCGAATGCAAGCCGGCCTTCTCGAGGGCTGCCTCGACGGCTGATTTCTCGTAGGCATCGGGGCTTTCGGGGAAGGCCAGCGCCTCACGCAGCGTGCCGCCGGGGATATAGGCGATCTGCGGGACGAACAGCATGTCGTCGATCGGCGGCAGGCCCATCGTGCCGCTGCCGCACGGCCAGAGGCCGGCCATCGCCTGGAAGAGCAGCTTGCGGTTGACGCTGTGATCGCCGTTGATCATGATCTTTTCGCCTGATTTGATCACCACGTCGGTTTCGCGCAGGCGGAAGCCGCCGCATTCCTCGATGTCTTCGCCGATCTTGGCGACGATCACCACGTCTTTCAGGGTCAGTGTGTCGGCCGCGGTGTCTTCATAAGTGATGCCGTCCTTCAGCTCGAAGTCCTCGTCGGTCTCGAGCAGCGCCTGGCGGAAGTCGGTGACGCGCATGAGGGTGGCGCGCCATTCGGCGATCGGGCCGAAATTGGCGACATACCAGCGCAGCGCCGTATTGACCTGGTTGAAGGCGCCGACCGACATCATCAGCTGACCAAGTGTCAGGCCGCCGGAGAAATAGGCGGGCGCGGCGACGATGATCGGAATGACGATCACCAGCCAGCCATAGCCGGCCGACACCCAGGTGAGGTTGGTATTGGCCATGGCGAGCCGCTTGACGACTCTCAGCACCGAGCTGATGTCGGTGTTGATGCGCCGGCGCTCATTCTCCTCGCCGCGGGCGACGGTGATCGCCGGCATGTTCTCGTTGGCATGCATCAGGGTGAAGCGAAGCTCGGCCTCCTTCGAGAAGCGGTCGGCATTGAGCTTAACCAGCTTGCGGCCGACGACCTGGCTCAGCACCGAGGCGGAGGCGGCGTAGAAAATCGCCGCCCAGACCATGTAGCCGGGAATCGAGAAGCTGTGGCCGCTGATGTGGAAGATGAAACCGCTGGAAAGCTCCCAGAGCACGCCGATGAAACTGACGAGAAGAATGGTCGCCTGTAGCAGGCCGAGAACGAGCCCCGTCGTGCTTTCGGCGAGGTTGCGGGAATCCTCGTGCAAGCGCTGGTCCGGATTGACGCCGATCAGGCCGCTGGAGGCGAGCCGCAGTGCCCGCTTGCGTTTCAGCCACTGATCGACCAGATCGCGCGACAGGCCTTCGCGCATATAGAGCGCCGTCATCTGGTTCAGCCAGGCCTGCAGCACGTTGAGCAGCAGCAGCGTACCGGCGATCATCGCGAAGATTTCGAGCTGATGGAAGAATTCGCCGAGGTCGCGGCGCTCCAGCGAATCGTAGAAGGGGGCGTTCCACTCGTTGAGGATGACCTGGCCATAGGCCGTCGCCAGGATGACGAGGATCAGCACGGTCGCCAGGAACAGCACCTTGCCACGCACTTCAGAATTCCAGAATGCGGAGAACATCACTCCGAGGCGGTAAGTCAGGCTGAGATCATACCCTACCCTATCCTGCCTTCGGATGCCCGGCCTCCCCTCGGTCTTATCTGCCATTACGCTTTTCCAACATCGCCCATGCTTACCATTATTAACATGGTGGCGTTACCGGTCTATCAACAGATTCTATCAGTCATTAAACTGTGATGATGCTTGCATGGGTCGCTGCCGCATGCATTCGGCAGTTGATTCGCGGCTCGACTGGGTCTAATTAAGCATTCCGTGGTGATTTGGCCGGCCGGCTTGCAGCCACGTTAAAAAACTTGCTAAAGGGCCGCGTGCGGACCGGTAGCGATTTTTTTCGCCGCCGGTTTTTTGCTTTTTGATCGAGTGACCGCAATGCCCATCAAGATCCCCGATACGCTGCCCGCCTTCGAAACTCTCGTGCAAGAGGGTGTGCGGGTGATGACCGAGACGCTGGCGATCCGTCAGGATATCCGTCCGCTGCAGATCGGGCTGCTCAACTTGATGCCGAACAAGATCAAGACCGAATTGCAGATGGCCCGCCTCGTCGGCGCCTCGCCGCTGCAGGTCGAGCTGTCGCTGATCCGCATCGGCGGCCACAAGGCGAAGAATACCTCCGAAGATCACCTGCTTGCCTTTTACCAGACCTGGGAGGAGGTGAAGCACCGCAAATTCGACGGCTTCATCATCACCGGGGCGCCGATCGAGCTCCTGCCCTATGAGGACGTTACCTATTGGTCGGAGATGCGGGAGATTCTCGACTGGACGGAAACGAATGTGCATTCGACGATGAACGTCTGCTGGGGCGCGATGGCGGCGATCTATCATTTCCACGGCGTTCCGAAATACGAGCTGAAGGAGAAAGCCTTCGGCGTCTACCGCCACCGCAATCTGAAGCCCTCGTCGATCTATCTCAACGGCTTTTCCGACAATTTCGAAGTGCCGGTGTCGCGCTGGACGGAGGTGCGCCGCGACGATATCGAGAAATCCGACAAGCTGGAAATCCTGATGGAATCCAGCGAGATGGGTGTCTGCCTCGTGCACGAGAAGCGGGGCCGGCGGCTCTACATGTTCAACCATGTCGAATATGATTCCACCTCGCTGTCAGACGAGTATTTCCGCGACGTCAATGCCGGCGTGCCGATCAAGATGCCGCACAATTATTTCCCGCATAACGATCCGGCGCTTGCGCCGCAGAACCGCTGGCGCAGCCATGCGCATCTTTTGTTCGGCAACTGGATCAACGAGATCTACCAGACGACGCCCTTTGACGTGGAGGAGATCGGCACGGATCTGTGAGCGATACCCCTTTCTGATCGCGGCCGGTTGCGGTTTGGGACAAATGCGGGCAGGTTCCGGTCGGATTGCTAGATATCAAACGGACGGTCGATCATGTCGGATAAGTTGGAGCGGGAAGTTTTCGGGCAGACGAAGGCGGGCGAGACAGTCTATCGCGTCGTCATCAAGGGCGGCGGGCTGACGGCCAAGGTCATCACCTGGGGCGCGGTCATCCAGGATCTGCGCCTGGAGGGGCATGACGCGCCGCTGCAGCTCGGTTTTGAGGATTTCGACAGCTACCCGCTTT from Rhizobium sp. BT03 harbors:
- a CDS encoding type II toxin-antitoxin system RelE/ParE family toxin gives rise to the protein MKYRTTVEADYDIVDIYVLGANQFGLPQSERYVDDLFRAFELLADNPQMARERRELNPPIRLHPHHAHMIAYVIREEDILIVRVLHGRENWQSLFAQS
- a CDS encoding type II toxin-antitoxin system ParD family antitoxin, with amino-acid sequence MATMNVSLPDPMKEWVDSQTKTGRYSNASDYVRDLIRRDQERSDKLVELQRLITDGLESGLSDRSKDDILQVARERLAARRV
- a CDS encoding ABC transporter ATP-binding protein/permease produces the protein MADKTEGRPGIRRQDRVGYDLSLTYRLGVMFSAFWNSEVRGKVLFLATVLILVILATAYGQVILNEWNAPFYDSLERRDLGEFFHQLEIFAMIAGTLLLLNVLQAWLNQMTALYMREGLSRDLVDQWLKRKRALRLASSGLIGVNPDQRLHEDSRNLAESTTGLVLGLLQATILLVSFIGVLWELSSGFIFHISGHSFSIPGYMVWAAIFYAASASVLSQVVGRKLVKLNADRFSKEAELRFTLMHANENMPAITVARGEENERRRINTDISSVLRVVKRLAMANTNLTWVSAGYGWLVIVIPIIVAAPAYFSGGLTLGQLMMSVGAFNQVNTALRWYVANFGPIAEWRATLMRVTDFRQALLETDEDFELKDGITYEDTAADTLTLKDVVIVAKIGEDIEECGGFRLRETDVVIKSGEKIMINGDHSVNRKLLFQAMAGLWPCGSGTMGLPPIDDMLFVPQIAYIPGGTLREALAFPESPDAYEKSAVEAALEKAGLHSLISRLDTRARWDKLLDSDEQKAIGFARLLLVRPRWIIFDEVLEGMEPEWQETMAGLLTSLPESGMIYIGRSEAYLEILKPRVLHLQALPSKSEEPQQEQQAARPGASAGTGAAAMPAPAL
- the metA gene encoding homoserine O-succinyltransferase; the protein is MPIKIPDTLPAFETLVQEGVRVMTETLAIRQDIRPLQIGLLNLMPNKIKTELQMARLVGASPLQVELSLIRIGGHKAKNTSEDHLLAFYQTWEEVKHRKFDGFIITGAPIELLPYEDVTYWSEMREILDWTETNVHSTMNVCWGAMAAIYHFHGVPKYELKEKAFGVYRHRNLKPSSIYLNGFSDNFEVPVSRWTEVRRDDIEKSDKLEILMESSEMGVCLVHEKRGRRLYMFNHVEYDSTSLSDEYFRDVNAGVPIKMPHNYFPHNDPALAPQNRWRSHAHLLFGNWINEIYQTTPFDVEEIGTDL